CAGCAAGTCTCTCGTCTTCggtggacatggtgatgatgaaaTCGACGCAGATGTAGACGACATAGTGGATGCGGATGAATGGAGGCGAGCAGTCACGTAGGAGACGCTCCCCCAAAACCTAATCGCCCCTCTCTCTTACAAGATCTCGAGAGACGAGGTTTCGGAGGTCTGCTCTCCCTCAACTGTGAACGTGGTGGATAGGATGAGATCGTCAGCAGCAACAGCAAAAGGAACGACAGTGGGCGGGTGCACGTGGAGCAGATGTGATCTGGTCTTCGTGGCGGTCAGGGTTAGCCGACACCTCACATATATAGGTCTGGCCGGGTGGAATGATTTGAACTAGAACCATGTCTTAGTCGGCAACAACCCACGATCCAATGTCTCAAATCGTGGCTCGTTTGTCAGAGACCCTATTCCAGACCGACAAACATTAAGGGCAAATACATGAGTGACATAGGTCCGAGGAGGAGCGCATCAGGACGAGGTGGGCGGCAGAGGAGGAGTGCACGGGAACCACTTCTTTTCTCAAACTCCAATAGCATGTGGAAGTGAATCCCTAGGAGGTCCAACTCTTCGCCCCACTAACGGTTTGGGACTAAACTTCTCACACCATCTAGTCATTTTTCCACATGGGCCTTTAGAGATTTCAGAAATTATTATATGGTCCTATGGCCTGAGTGCGGGTTTGTGGAGGCCGAGCTCCAGTGAGCTCGGTATTTTGAAAATACCAAAAAGCATATTTAAATgtttcaaaaaaatctgaaaaaaattcAATGACTACATATATGTATTCCGCAGCAGCGTGTTGAATTTTGTCGAAAAATGTTGTGATTTATGCTGTACAAAAAAGTCAATTTCTGGCccaataacaaaaataaaaggcCAGTTTAAGAATGCGTATTTGTGTTTTTTTCTGTACGCCACATGAAGAGTGTAGTGCCGTGAAATTTTGCACATACGTAGCACACATGTGTATGTGTGTTCACAAATAAATTTGGTATTTTTCACGCTCCgaaaaaataaaattaaaaaacAAGCTCACTAGAGCTCGGCCTTCGTTGGCATGATCCTCTGCTTGCATTGTGTGGCACAGGCGCCAGAGAGTGCTTCATCAACCCAGATTGTACACTCGTACTTGTCTCCGCACCAACAGCTGCTGAATTGCTTACAAAGATGGATGTGATTTGTTAATTTCATTGTGAAATCCATCTTTAAATTACCACACTACATTTTGAAATGTTTTCACGTTTCTTTTTTCGTTTGTCCAGCAATACACTCGGGTCACACCAGAAGGTGACCCCAGTGACAAGTTAGAAGATCTCAGAGCTTGGCTACACAAAAGCACCACCAGTTGATGGATGAATTCTAACATTCATTCCGCTGATATGATGATGCATTTGTTCTTTTTCTTGGACGCCTTTCCTATGTACCAAAAGAAATTCAACATCATGATTGAGATGATTTTCTCTTGTGTTTAATTGTGCGGTGGGCTTGTCGTTGCCATCTGTGGctttcaaatttgaattgcaTTGCCATGTATGTTTCTTCTTCTTGATGTCTACGGTGAATTCGATCCGGCCATAGTTGCATGCGTAGAAGCAGCTGGGGCATGTTACAGGCGACTTACATTTTACCATAGTTACATAGTTTTCCATAATTGAGAAGATGTGATCTATTATGTATGTTTATCCAATATAACGAATGAATTCCACTTTTTACTTCTTAATTGCCCATGTGAAAGCTATTACCTCATTTTACAAGAATTCTACCAGATCACTCATTTAGTTGAAATATATCTACATTTTACCATATATAAGTTTTGGACCCATCACAATAACTCCAGATCACGTATTGGCACCCATGGCATGCCACATCGAATAGGTCACGACTGGCCCCACAATAAAATGAAAGTGTTTGTTGAGTAGTTTAAAGAAAATGGGGCACTCTTGTCAGAAACCTTCATGGTGACCTTCCTACGCTTTGTTGGCCGACCGGTGTATGCCGGCTCGTCCACACCATCATCCACACACTACACCAAATCTAGCTCCAGCTATAAACCGATGTGGTACTGTGAGTATCATGCCCTCCAGCTCAGCGCACATTTCCTTGATAATGCGCCAATGCATGTGGTTCCCGTGTTAGGGGCCAACCATTTTATGCTCAGACTAGGCGCAACCATGGCTTTGGGAGCTCACTGTTGTAGCATCCGCCGGATATAGGAGTCGGTGATGGTGTAGCTATGTGCTAATTTCTTTCCAATTTGTGTTTCTTCCTCGTGTATTCTTGCTTGTGTTCAGCAACGATCATGTGTTATGTAGATTAAATGGCAAAAACTAGGTACGTGTATAGATACCAATAACCCTGTACCGACACCATTTGTGTGGGCAGGACCAAATAACAACATAATGGTCTTTAAAATCAAATGTCTCAATATCCCAGAAAACCGACTCTTCTTCGCTGTTCGTCAACAAATACTAAGGTAGAGCTAGAATATATCCTTGAATCCATGAAGCCACATGATCATAGTTAGTCGTCCACTTAAAATCTTCCCATCTTCCCTTAATCAATCAACACCATATGATCGCAGTTAGATCTTGTAGGCATACATTGTGTGCCACTATGGATGCTCATTTCACGTTAATCACGACAGAGTGTGGCTTAGTAAGCTAGGTGCCACATCACAACTACTTTAGATGTGGTCCTAAGGTGTGAAAATGGTCCACAACTTGAATGAGGTAAAATGTGGATAAAATCCTGCTAATTGGGTTAAATGGGAGAAATTCTTATTAAATGGGGGCGATTATTGTCATAAATGCAAACCAGGGGTTAAAGCATGGAATACACTCTAAAAATGATTACCTCATGATCCCGCTGTCTAGTAAACTAGCTAATATCATGTACAAATGCAGTTGACTGATAAACTGATGTTTCTATAATATCATTTTCATTTTATTGTATAATTGTAAACCAGGTTAAAGATGGTTATCATGCAACTTGCCCAAGGAAGGTAATGACATGGGCCGTCGTAAACTACTATTTGTATGAGTGAGTGAAATATAAATTTATTGTGACAACTAAATTTGTATATAGTGCAACAACAAAGGTAGAGCATCAAAAAGTAGGTAGTAAATTAAAGCGTGACACACAACTCTCACAATTGAAGGTAATATAAGGCGGCGGAAGAGCATGTCTCCCATCATGTTATGACCACCATACAAGAGGACAAACGTGTCCACATGCACCTAAACAAGGGAACTAGGGAGAAGCAGAATTTGGAGGCATCAATAATGACACCTTCACCAAGAGCCATGGCAGTTTAGATGTTCCAATAAGCTTCACACCCATATATGCACCCCTATAATTTGGATGAAACGGATGAGATACAAAAAACTCAGACTGGACTCCACATGATCTCCGCTCTCACACGATCAACACCAGCACCTTCCTCCTTGCCCTAGTCGGCCTCAATAGGTACCTAGATGGATATTACAGTCCATCATTGGCGCTACATGAAGACTTATAAATATGGACGGCTGGCAGATAATCATTTTATGCTGGTCGCCCCAGAACTGCTTACAAAGATAGAGGTGATTAGATGATTTTGTGACAAAATCCATCTCTAAATTCTTGTAGCTTTTTCTAGTTAGTTTACTTGTACCCTTGTTTGTCCGTATCCAGCAATACACTCGACCGAGCTAGGATCTTCCCCCGGTGATGAGCTGCGAGATCCCGGAGCTTGGTTATGCAAGAGCACCACTGTATAATGGATGAACCATAGCAtgcatttgcgtcccaaaaccaACGTGTTCCACTAGTGAAGTGATGGTCAATGAATTTCGTGTTTTATTTCATGTTTATATGTCCAAACAAATTTTAATGTCACGACCAAGCGATGATTTTCCATTGCATTTAATCATAAAACGTGCTTGTTCATGTCCACCTACAATTTTAAAGTTGAATTGCATTGCCAAAAGCGAGTGAGTTTCTTTGGAGTGTTCATGTACGATTTGGCAAGGGTTGCACGCATAGGAGAAGCTGGCGCATGTCACATGTGACTACTGAGTCGCCACTAATGGGATCCATACTCATTTGAAGCGGGAGCAACTAGAATAGAAAACAGCGTTGTGGTACAAAAATAGAAAAAGTCGACCTGGACCGTCGGATCCAACATGGATGGCCCATATTCTAGTGGGGGATCTGTGCGCTCTTGTTTACAAAATAGCCCCTCATTTCTAGTTATTTTACTCCCAATCTCCGCATGTTTTTGACTGGTCGTGTCCTTCTTCCAAATCGAGCCGCGGCGGGTGAGCTCCAGCAAATCCCTAACCCTAATGGCTTGCGAATGGCGACGGCGGCGTAGATCCTGTACCTAGCTGGGCTAGTTTGTCTGCTGGAGGAAGGTTTCCATCTCTGCCCCAAGCTGTACCTAGTTGTGCGACCTTGGCTACAGGAGGAATCCTGGTCGTCTCGCCGCCGGCGGTCGGACTGCCCGGGCGGACCTCTCCTGTTCGGCGCCGCGACGTTGGCTGATTGAATCTCCAGGTACCATTCCCCAACGCCAATTTACCATTTGTCTTACCCCCAGTACAATCAACAAGATCTGGAGGTGGTATATTCCATGGCTGATATTGCTCTAACGCTATAGATTTGCAGGCATTATTGCCATTGCAACAAACTAAACTCCATGTGTTTTTTCCAGTAGCTCAACTCCACAAGGCTCCCCCTCCCCCTGTGTGCCTAGCTTCGACATCTACTGACGGCAGAGAAGAAATCTTGAGTCTTCACGAAAGCAGGTTTGCCATGCTCTGAATTACTTCTGTCAACTTAGATGAAATTAGGAAAGTAGTGCATCGTTATGATTGATGCTTGATGATGCATCCATGTTCCTTTCTAGGCAATCATTTAGTCTTTGATGTAGTGTAAAACGTGTAGGAAATGCTTAAAAACGTGAGATGTACAACGAGCCAGGTAGCTGAAGATCATTGCTTAAAAACAAGAGCACCGCACCACTGCACCAGTAAACCAACAATGTGAACTCATGGCACTGATCTGCATTTTCTCAGTCAGACTATTTTTCACAGAATTCAAATCATACATCTGGACTTGCCCAACCCTACAAAAGTACTTTCAAAAGCTAGAGGAAAACTCTTTACGTACAATCAGCCAGATTACCCTTTTTCTTGTTCCATCATATAAGATCTTCGAGCAATTTGGTACTGTGAAACCTTGTTAACTTGCTGGAACTGTACATGAGAACGAACTAGTCTCATCTACCTGTTAAAGTACTTGAAAGTGAAGTGCTTGTCAGCACAAGACTAAAATTCTGTACACACTTGCAATATGTACCATTCACTGGTTTTTGAGAGTTAACTATCTATTTGTCCAGTGATGGCAATGAAACCAAAAATCATGCTAGTTTTCTTGTTGTGAAACAATTGTGTTCGCTCATTGATCTTCCTcatttagttgtaataacacatTGATTGTAAAAGAAAGCTGCAACTTTTTTTTACCTTCTTGCATGTAAAAATAAGTCTCCTTGTGTGAATCTCTTTAATGTGCAACCTTAACTTTGCAATCTTGCAATTGGGCTGATTTCTCATTTTGTTGTATTCAAGGTGACTGAACAATCAGCTATTTGGATTTTGGCGTAGAACACATTTTCTGGTTTGGTATGATGGATAGAGGGAAGTAGTGCTCGTCGACTACTAAGCTGGCCCCTAGTGTTCTTTCGGTGCATCTCGACCTGAAATGGAGGGAAGTAGTGCGACGTCACCTTTAGAAGAGCCAACATTTCCAATAATTGCAAATTGTGTGCCAACTCTATCAGGTGAGAACACATGGTCCAAAAGGCAAATAATATGTTGACACTAACTAATATTCTGTTAATCCCTTCTTTGATGTTGTTTGCCGAAAAATTATTTGCAGCTGTGGAATCGGTCAACAGTGCCGAAAATCAAGTTTTCAGCGATGCTACCTCATTTGGGGAGATTAATTCTCCAATGCTTCTCATTGATGATTCCAGTACACCAAAGAAGAAACAATCCTTCTCTCAAGAGGTATCAACGTTTGTCACATCTTACAATACTTGTAAAATGGCCTTGAGTATGGCAAATAGTACTTTAAGTTTATCTGTTTCAAAATGTATGAATTATTGCAATACAAAATTCGATTTCTTAAGTGAATATAGCATCTACTTTGTACAAGTCAATGTGATATCACCGTGGTCATTGGTACTAAACATGCAATTTATGTTGTAGGGTTCTTTGTATAAACCCCAATGTCACGAGGAATTGAAGCCTAAAGTAGGGATGCTATTTGATGATATTGGCTCGGTCCTGGAGTTTTATAGGACATATGCACACAATGTTGGATTTGGTGTACGTCTTGGTCAGCAAAAGGTCACCAATAATGTGCTTCAATGGAAGCGCTTCTTGTGTGCAAAAGAAGGCTTTCGGCCTGAGAAAGGTATGGTTGTTGTTGACCCTTCAAAGAAAAGGAGAAAGGTGAAATTGACTAGATGTGGTTGTGAAGCTTTTATCTATGTCACCCGGGAAAGTGATGGCAAATATAAGGTAGCTTCACTCAATGAATATCACAATCACCCTTTTGTGCCACCTAGCCAGCAACACTTCACGATTGCCACCCTTAGATCTAATCGACAAGTTAGTGAGAGAGTGAAGTCAACACTCCACGATTGCCAGAAAGCCAGTATCGGTACCGCCTTAGCATATAGGTTTCTGCATGTTGGTGCAGGGGGTTTTGACCATGTTGGCTGCACACAAAAGGACCTAGAAAATCACTATGGTGTATTGAAGAATAAAATAAAAAATTGTGATGCTCAAATGCTAGTGGACCAACTTGGTAGATTGAAGGCTCTCAATCCTGCTTTTTTCTTTGAGTATGAAGTTGACGAGGTTGGTACATTGCTCCATTTGTTCTGGACAGATGCGACAAGTAGGAAAAATTATGGTCATTTCAATGATGTGCTCTCTTTTGATTCAACATACAACACTAACCAATATGAATACACCTTTGCACCCTTCACTGGAGTAAACCATCATATGCAAAGTGTCTTTTTTGGGGCGGGGTTTCTACTTCATGAGACAAAAGAATCTTATGTTTGTTTGTTCAAGGCATTTCTTAAAGCAATGGGTGGGATTGCTCCTACAGTGATCATAACTGATGAGTGTATTAGGATGAGGAACGCTATTGCAGAAATTCTACCGAACAGCAAACATCGATTGTGTATGTGGCACATTATGAAAAGGTTCCTGGGAAGGTCCGTCCTGAATTGAGGAATGACCTTGGTTTCTATGGTAGGTTGAAACATTGTGTCTGGAATTCTGAAACACCTACTGAATTTGAGGATAGATGGAAGTCTTTTATTACAGAGTTTAAGTTGGAGGACCATGAGTGGTTCGCCAAAAGGTTTTAGCTTCGTGCGACATGGATACCAGCATATTTCATGGATATTCCCTTAGCTGGTCTTCTTAGGACAACTTCAATTTCAGAGAGTGCAAATTCGTTCTTTAAGTGTTTCATATGTCGGAAGCTCACTTTTGTTGAGTTTTGGCTAAGGTTTGACACTGTGTTGAAATGTCAGAGGCAGAATGAGTTGATTGCCGATAACACAAGCAAGTACACAACAAGTGAATTGTTGACATCATGGGAGATAGAGAAACAAGGTAGGGAGGTATTCACACATGAGATTTTTGAATTGTTTCAGGCTCAGGTGCTTGCTGCAAGGAATGATTGTGATGTTCAAAACACAACAAATGGTGAGGGTATTAAAGTAATGTCTGTTAGCGACCAATACAACAAGATTAGAGAAGTGTGTTATGATACAACAACCATGGTTGCTAAGTGTTCTTGCAAGCTTTTCGAGTCCAAAGGAATTGTGTGCCGCCACATTATCCGAGTACTGAGGGGTGCAAAAATAAATGAATTACCTAGCCTTTATGTTCTCAAGCGGTGGGAGAAAAATTGCAAAAGGTATATTTCTTGCAATTTAGATTTAGAAGAGATAATGCTTATTTGCCTTGACATATGTTCTTGCAATTTAGATTTAGAAGAGTTAATGCTTATTTGCCTTGACATATGTCATGATGTGATTTTTTTCCTAGGGACATTATGTTTGATGGGGAAGGAAACGTACTTGAAGAGAATTTCATTGACCCAGTTGACATGGCTGTGAGAAGAAAGATATCTGCTGTCAGGAATAAGCTAGAAGATCTCATACGAACTGCTAAGTGCTCCATGGAAGGAGTTGGATTTCTCCACACCAGCTTGTGCAAGGCTGAGTTGGGTTTGAGGCAGCTAGTACCGGTCGTACCATGCGATACGCAAGAAAATGAGGAGTCATTTATTGGTAGCATCATTCCAAAGGATGTCACCATCCTCACACCTATTGATATCAATGCAAGGGGCACATGCTCTAGAATAAAGGGGCACAGGGATGGTGTGAGGGGTGGATCTGGTGACAAGAAAAGAAGGCCAGGAATTCATCAAAAAGTCGCACGCAAATGTAGCATTTGTAAGAAAGTGGTATTCCATGATGCAAGGACATGCTCTATGAAAAATATTACACAAGAGTAGAGGTTTGTGATTCTTCTTTCTTCTAAGAGAACCACTTTTTTGTCTTACTATAATGTATGACATGAAATTATTTGTTAACACTATTAATCCACATCTAAAAAATAGTCATAGGACTCCATTTTAAAAATTCAAACCCATTTCTTTCTCCTTACTATTTATGCTTTGTTATGTAGATGTAGGAAACTATCATGTTGTTGTCTACATTGGAGTAAGAGTGAAATGGgacctcatcaaacatagcactCTTCATCGAACATCTCTAGTTGTATATGGTTTCACTGCCATTTTGCTCTAGGCTCACATAATTTCCTGCAATATGAGATCCCCGCCCTAAATTCTATGAGCAGTCAACACAACCAGACCTTGAACAACCACAAAATTATTCTAAAATGAAATGTGGCTGCATGCTAGTTAACATGTAGTCATGGTTGGCAATGTCCAATTCAGGAAGCAGTTTACATGGTCTCTGTTTTATGAAGAAATATTATATGAAAATATGGGTATTTTCCCCTTTTGACCCTTACAGAAATGAATCGCCCATAAATACATATAATGTTTGTTCTAGATTTTTTTTGAACAGGTTTGTTCTAGATAGTAACAATACCCAAATGATTTAGCTGGTTATATTGCATTACAATCATCTTTCCACTAACGTATTCGAGAAAACGCTGTAGGAGATTTCATCTCCCCTGTGGAAATAATACCTGATCAAATATTTTAAGTATGGATGTGTGAGACTGTCTTGTGCTCAAACTGATTCAGATTTTGTTTGGTGTCATCTTTCCAGCACATCAACCTCCATGAGCAAGAAGTACCAACTCCGAAGATGCTCATGTCCATGCTGCCAGATTACGACGAGAGAGCAAGTCTTGCTTGCTGCCAAACCCGCTATAACTGAGTGGTCTATCCACTGTGCTTTGCACTGAGTTTGTATCAGACTTGTAGACCATGGACCAGTCCTCGCTGAGAATTGATGAGAATTATGTAGTTCTGTATATGGTACTGTAGTTGTTAACCTGTTGTATGCATGTTCCTACTTATTAGTTCTGCCTGTTTCGCTTCCTGTGTTCGTGCATATAAGAGCTATTGTGTTTGGATGATAGATTTTTCTACTTGAGTCACTTCTGTTCATTTGATTACCGATTTATGTGTGGCATGGTCCAGCTTGACATATATTTGAATGAGATGACTTCAATTTTATTTGTATGCAAATATTGTGATATATATTGACAATTTTTTCAGGGGCCAACAAGTTCAATTTTAATGGGTAATCAGTGAGACGGAGCCTCAACGTTGAGAGGATTTGAAAATTAGTCTTATCTACTGAGGACAAAACGATTGAATATGAGAAAGTTGGGGTCATACTGTAAAAGTCATGTTTTATATGCATACATTATCAGGGGGTTTTCCATAAAATGTCCATTAAGTGTCTGGGATGTCTCCACTAGAATATGGGCCATCCATGTTGGATCCGACGGTCCAGATCAGATTTTTCTATTTTTGTACCACAAGGCTGTTTTCTATTGTAGTTGCTCCCATTTGAAGCTGCGTTTTCTTTGGTTAAGGAAACAATGGCGACTTGAGTGATGTGACTGGTATTCATCCTTGCTCCGCCTCATGTAGAGTGGCAGTCATATTTCGCTTCCGAGCACATTTTTGAGAAGTAGATATAGTTTCTTTTGGAACTAGAAGAACTCAAAGTGAACTACACTTTTTTATTGTAGCAGATCGCTCAAGAAACTGTCAATTAGCTATAGTTCATCAACAAAGGTCAACAACTATGGAAATTGTAAAACTGATCTCCACGTTCTCTGTTTTTTATGCCACTGGCGGATAGGTCTCCTTTGGGCTCCCAGCCACACAATGTCCCTCTGGCGCACGGCGCCCACGAATTCCGCGGCTACGCACACACAAGGCACACAACAGAGTGGATGTTTTTTTAACTAAAGTCGTACGTATTATACAATAACAAATGCAATTAATCAAAATGTAGGTGCCATATTAAATTCTGATTCGTTCTCTCTCAAGAGAAGGTAATATAAGTTGGCCGAAGACGCATCAATCTCATGTATGCTCAATACCAGAGGATTTCCAATTATATTTTTTCAACACAATTTTGTTGTTATCTACGTCTCAATGCACATACCAAAAAAACCAAGGCATGCTAGGATTTAGAGGCATTAGGATTAGGAATGACACTTCCACGGAAATCTGGAGACACTCTATATGCTCCACATCTCCAGCAACCTTCTCATATCGTGCCACCAACCTTCTCATATCATACCACGTGTCTACTCTAATCTGAATTTACGACCCATAACTTGTGTCAGTGTACGTGTGTATGTGTCTATTATCGTCCTGTTCGTGTTACCGGTCTGCTTATGACCCAAATTTCTAATCATGCTTATTCTGTTGAAAATTGAGTGTCATCAAACTAGAGTTGCTAATAGTTTAGCTGGTATTGGTAGATCTGGTGGTAGTATCGCTTGTTggttgtgttgagtgccacacagTGTTACTCATTTTGTAGTAGCCGACTGTAATTCTGTTTATGAGGAATAAAACCCACGTTATccctcaaaatgaaaaaaaaaatatCACGTACTTTTTTTACAAAAAGAATCATATCTATTATAAAAATTCATTGAAAGCACAAAACatctcaaacataataaaaattacatcaagATCCATGAACCACCGAACGACCACTACCGCCGCCAGAACGACCCGTTGCCGCTCCAGATCGGAGCCGGCATGACCTTGTCGGTGACAACCAAGGTTGGAAAAAGTGGTAGGCGTAAGcgaggcggttggccttcgcctagtG
This region of Triticum urartu cultivar G1812 unplaced genomic scaffold, Tu2.1 TuUngrouped_contig_7697, whole genome shotgun sequence genomic DNA includes:
- the LOC125531638 gene encoding protein FAR1-RELATED SEQUENCE 5-like — translated: MEGSSATSPLEEPTFPIIANCVPTLSAVESVNSAENQVFSDATSFGEINSPMLLIDDSSTPKKKQSFSQEGSLYKPQCHEELKPKVGMLFDDIGSVLEFYRTYAHNVGFGVRLGQQKVTNNVLQWKRFLCAKEGFRPEKGMVVVDPSKKRRKVKLTRCGCEAFIYVTRESDGKYKVASLNEYHNHPFVPPSQQHFTIATLRSNRQVSERVKSTLHDCQKASIGTALAYRFLHVGAGGFDHVGCTQKDLENHYGVLKNKIKNCDAQMLVDQLGRLKALNPAFFFEYEVDEVGTLLHLFWTDATSRKNYGHFNDVLSFDSTYNTNQYEYTFAPFTGVNHHMQSVFFGAGFLLHETKESYVCLFKAFLKAMGGIAPTVIITDECIRMRNAIAEILPNSKHRLCMWHIMKRFLGRSVLN